A portion of the Luxibacter massiliensis genome contains these proteins:
- a CDS encoding beta-glucosidase yields the protein MKYQALINQMTLEEKAAFLSGKNTWQTRDFSRLEIPSVFCSDGPHGLRKQAGAGDHLGLNASLPATCFPTAATIANSWDCYLGEEIGRALGTEAVFQKVHILLGPGLNIKRSPLCGRNFEYFSEDPYLSGKMAAAYVRGIQSEGVYACPKHFAVNSQELRRMAMNAVVDERTLREIYLTGFEIAIKEGQAKAIMSSYNEVNGVYANENKHLLQDILRKDWKFDGIVITDWGASNDHAAGVAAGSNLEMPAPGFDSAREIISAVQTGKLSMKELDCCVGPLLDAVMELSEAEKTWEEKQAGKELADEHHVLARKASVESTVLLKNEDYILPLPRKCRVGIVGDFAGEPRYQGAGSSMVNPTKIENIKDMAETYFPDFTGYAKGYRRDGKKDNGLQSAAITLAKCSDVIIYCFGLDEISESEGMDREHMRIPDNQIELLKELKEVNPNIIGVLSAGSVIEMSWEMYCKGILHGYLGGQAGAGAMLELISGEKNPSGKLAETYPLCYKDTPAFQFFPSKERNSEYRESIFVGYRYYDTCRIQVQYPFGFGLSYTTFSYSELAVKENGVSFTLTNTGKKDGAEIAQLYVGLLEAEIFRPAKELKGFTKVFLKTGESRRVELPFDDKTFRYWNVSTNDWETEGGTYQIMIGASSADIRLSGILEVTGTTEKQPYKKEEMPAYYSGQIQNVSKEEFERLLGEEIPDGVWSGELQLNDAVCQLYYAKSRIGRTIYKILTHMKEKSEKKGRPNLNILFIYNMPFRGIAKMTGGMVSMEMADGLVTMVNGYFFKGLKKLIAGYFRNLRENKKYRKKLEGE from the coding sequence AAAAGGCAGCTTTTTTAAGTGGAAAAAACACATGGCAGACGAGGGATTTTTCACGTCTGGAAATTCCATCTGTTTTTTGTTCTGACGGTCCTCATGGATTACGGAAACAGGCGGGGGCAGGAGATCATCTTGGCCTTAATGCCTCTCTTCCTGCGACCTGCTTTCCAACAGCGGCGACCATAGCAAACAGTTGGGACTGTTATCTTGGGGAAGAAATTGGCAGAGCTCTTGGGACAGAAGCAGTGTTCCAGAAGGTACATATTTTATTGGGACCCGGATTGAATATCAAGCGGAGTCCACTGTGCGGACGCAATTTTGAATATTTTTCAGAGGATCCTTATTTGTCAGGGAAAATGGCGGCTGCCTATGTAAGAGGAATACAAAGTGAGGGAGTATATGCTTGCCCGAAGCATTTTGCAGTGAATAGTCAGGAACTCCGAAGAATGGCGATGAATGCGGTAGTGGATGAGCGGACACTGCGGGAAATCTACCTGACAGGATTTGAGATTGCCATAAAAGAGGGACAAGCAAAGGCAATCATGTCAAGCTACAATGAGGTCAATGGTGTATATGCAAATGAGAACAAACATCTTCTTCAGGATATTCTCCGTAAAGATTGGAAGTTTGACGGAATTGTGATTACTGACTGGGGCGCGTCCAATGACCATGCTGCCGGAGTTGCAGCAGGCTCAAATCTGGAGATGCCGGCTCCCGGATTTGATTCTGCGCGGGAAATTATTTCTGCGGTGCAAACCGGAAAATTAAGTATGAAAGAATTGGACTGCTGTGTCGGGCCGCTTCTTGATGCGGTGATGGAACTGTCTGAGGCGGAAAAAACATGGGAAGAGAAACAGGCTGGTAAGGAACTGGCTGATGAACACCATGTGCTTGCAAGGAAAGCGTCTGTGGAAAGCACGGTATTGTTAAAAAATGAAGACTACATATTGCCGCTTCCCAGAAAATGCCGGGTGGGGATTGTCGGAGACTTTGCCGGAGAGCCAAGATATCAGGGGGCCGGCTCTTCGATGGTAAATCCCACAAAGATAGAAAATATAAAGGACATGGCAGAAACGTACTTCCCGGATTTTACCGGTTACGCAAAAGGTTACAGAAGAGATGGCAAGAAAGACAACGGCCTCCAATCTGCAGCAATTACACTTGCAAAGTGTTCTGATGTGATTATTTATTGTTTTGGTTTGGATGAAATCAGTGAATCGGAGGGAATGGACCGGGAACATATGAGGATTCCTGATAACCAGATTGAGTTGTTAAAGGAACTAAAAGAGGTAAACCCCAATATCATTGGTGTGCTGAGTGCAGGATCAGTGATAGAAATGTCATGGGAAATGTACTGTAAAGGAATTCTTCATGGTTATCTGGGAGGTCAGGCAGGTGCAGGAGCAATGTTAGAGCTGATTTCAGGAGAGAAAAATCCTTCCGGGAAATTAGCCGAAACCTATCCACTTTGCTATAAAGATACCCCGGCATTTCAGTTCTTTCCAAGCAAGGAGCGAAATTCTGAATATAGGGAAAGTATCTTTGTGGGCTACCGCTATTATGACACGTGTAGAATCCAGGTGCAATATCCGTTCGGCTTTGGGTTGTCCTATACAACATTTTCTTATTCTGAGCTAGCTGTGAAAGAAAACGGTGTAAGTTTTACTTTGACGAATACAGGAAAAAAGGACGGGGCAGAAATCGCACAATTATATGTGGGACTTTTGGAGGCGGAAATTTTTCGTCCCGCGAAAGAACTAAAAGGATTTACAAAAGTGTTTTTGAAAACAGGAGAAAGCAGAAGAGTAGAATTGCCTTTCGATGATAAAACGTTCCGGTACTGGAATGTCAGTACAAATGATTGGGAGACTGAAGGGGGAACCTATCAGATTATGATTGGGGCCAGCAGCGCTGACATCAGACTGTCAGGAATATTAGAGGTTACAGGAACAACGGAAAAACAGCCGTATAAGAAAGAGGAAATGCCCGCTTATTATTCCGGACAGATACAAAATGTAAGTAAGGAAGAGTTTGAACGGCTTCTCGGGGAAGAAATACCAGATGGAGTATGGTCAGGGGAACTGCAATTAAATGATGCGGTCTGCCAGCTTTATTACGCAAAAAGCAGGATTGGCAGAACTATCTATAAAATACTGACTCATATGAAGGAAAAAAGTGAAAAGAAAGGCAGACCAAATTTGAATATACTTTTTATCTATAATATGCCGTTTCGGGGAATTGCAAAAATGACAGGCGGGATGGTCAGTATGGAGATGGCAGACGGGTTGGTAACGATGGTAAACGGATATTTTTTCAAAGGATTGAAAAAACTGATCGCTGGATATTTTCGAAATTTGCGGGAGAACAAAAAATATAGGAAGAAACTGGAGGGCGAATAG